The following are encoded together in the Brassica napus cultivar Da-Ae chromosome A9, Da-Ae, whole genome shotgun sequence genome:
- the LOC106368534 gene encoding guanine nucleotide-binding protein alpha-1 subunit isoform X1 yields the protein MGLLCSRSRHHTEDTDENAQAAEIERRIEQEAKAEKHIRKLLLLGAGESGKSTIFKQIKLLFQTGFDEGELKSYVPVIHANVYQTIKLLHDGTKEFAQNETDPAKYTLSSENMAIGEKLSEIGARLDYPRLTKDLAEGIETLWNDPAIQETCSRGNELQVPDCTKYLMENLKRLSDVNYIPTKEDVLYARVRTTGVVEIQFSPVGENKKSGEVYRLFDVGGQRNERRKWIHLFEGVTAVIFCAAISEYDQTLFEDEQKNRMMETKELFDWVLKQPCFEKTSIMLFLNKFDIFEKKVLDVPLNVCEWFRDYQPVSSGKQEIEHAYEFVKKKFEELYYQNTAPDRVDRVFKIYRTTALDQKLVKKTFKLVDETLRRRNLLEAGLL from the exons atgGGCTTACTCTGCAGTAGAAGTCGACATCATACAGAAGATACCGACGAGAATGCACAG GCTGCTGAAATCGAAAGACGGATAGAGCAAGAGGCAAAGGCTGAAAAACATATTCGGAAACTTCTCCTACTTG GTGCTGGAGAATCAGGAAAGTCTACTATTTTTAAGCAG ATAAAACTTCTCTTCCAAACTGGGTTCGATGAAGGAGAGCTAAAGAGCTATGTTCCGGTCATCCATGCCAATGTCTATCAGACTATAAAA TTATTGCATGATGGAACGAAGGAGTTTGCTCAAAATGAAACTGATCCTGCAAAATATACGTTATCCTCTGAAAATATG GCCATTGGGGAGAAACTATCTGAAATTGGAGCTAGGTTAGACTATCCGCGTCTTACCAAGGACCTCGCTGAGGGAATAGAAACACTATGGAATGATCCTGCTATCCAG GAAACATGTTCTCGTGGTAATGAGCTTCAAGTTCCTGATTGTACTAAATATCTGATGGAGAATTTGAAGAGACTTTCAGATGTCAACTATATTCCAACCAAG GAGGATGTTCTGTATGCGAGAGTTCGCACAACTGGTGTCGTGGAAATACAGTTCAG CCCTGTGGGAGAAAATAAGAAAAGTGGTGAAGTGTACCGATTGTTTGACGTGGGTGGACAGAGAAATGAGAGAAGGAAATGGATTCATCTGTTTGAAGGTGTTACTGCTGTTATTTTCTGTGCTGCCATCAGCGA GTACGACCAAACACTATTTGAGGACGAGCAGAAAAACAGGATGATGGAGACCAAAGAACTGTTCGACTGGGTCTTGAAACAGCCCTGTTTCGAG AAAACATCCATCATGCTATTCCTCAACAAGTTTGACATATTTGAGAAGAAGGTTCTTGAT GTTCCGTTGAATGTTTGCGAGTGGTTCAGAGATTACCAACCAGTTTCGAGTGGGAAACAAGAGATCGAGCATGCCTACGA gtttgtgaagaagaaattTGAGGAATTATATTACCAGAACACTGCGCCGGATCGAGTGGACAGGGTGTTTAAGATCTACAGGACGACGGCTTTGGATCAGAAGCTTGTGAAGAAAACGTTCAAGCTTGTAGATGAGACTCTAAGAAGGAGAAACCTCTTGGAGGCTGGTCTTTTatga